The following are from one region of the Rhodopirellula sp. P2 genome:
- a CDS encoding serine/threonine-protein kinase yields MSKWEDYTGDEWMRPLASQDTRTKHLLDRETQGIKPRPRLQPPPFQSGDSWGDFVLEEWLGSGTHGWVFAAREQATDKPVALKILALEDEPGTTLAKTGFRRMAKLNHRNLMRLHGIHQHEKCVAFSMERIDGSNLTAAIRCWRDLPLQQACENVIEMVRQVGSAIGWMHARELVHRDLKPSNIMVTNDCQRFVVIDYDSAGKFQEHDAESMRAYLIWTPMYVAPEVLVRQRHSPSSDVFSLGMVVLEALRVFTAAEYRREEHLREENHEREYLDNASRPTDGSDESLGIQRDKSNEEQDRMLITKAVRGLHPDIPVDLIDTLDEMLAPNEADRPMAMTLARIGRPLEAMQMTRITDVSSSRLREATQHIRHDELARIHRWSHLVLGGQTQRLHLSGDSGIGKSTLLDVALSQLRSLSWAQVFVARCQQRDQKPLQAFSQISDEITMRFWGMDREPLQVDSVTVSLLTSILPGLAEVLEVDRSQPLLQTSPTRPGGLEAALKVCERLREYGPVFFVIDDVQWADRDTISVLDYLQSASLNRPKAPELQGFGLITVSRTNGDRQLTSPDETIELGPLPDETAIELLLAEASKFELQIPEEHLKTLARQIDGMPYRLDACLEELRPGGWLSDAIQKAESGGEGVSVPSMESLWQNRSERLTPGAMQWLRRIAAAGRQVPIDELRSWKEDTEDLNDQLDELQRHRLIVRGESSGPTVQIWHSRLGEKILAQMSESEIRQLHADWAETLSHVRPDVASVIASHYQRAGLHEALGVWAKLAAEQAQQMYAHGEVASWYQVAAENSSGEQQIQYLKEASFAWHRSGRLNKAAEAHEALANLLPGHASVEHQLERVECLIRSGEFSDASRLVEPLIEQLGLPRLKSKWGFNLSVFWRIIRLLPLQRDLSVVLDQPTPPRTWQQGCQIEACVRLIRPLSIINNNIAIEWALFAARQVRLLGTAGERLQLGVGEAVFSSYNPGRSRQRASQSLQRMLATLRPEDDPSWHGDVNTGLAWNAAMDGRYADALEPCAKSKQFYGLSEHAKSFEIAHTSYVELASFFQCGMISEMRRTVADMQAEGRTTNDQFVTIMGTLGYASVAFFSDNDMARMDLASDRVRECMKHVGATSFLFVQQFKDVLRDLYSADVTNGASKLDLLPRQMRSYDLNRVQMIRINFTEFVCLLALQALSCQVKTAEVKLRNALQKLRREQSEFAKMKADFYEGVHLARHSVSGTDAHARQLLASAAAKAKELQLTPYALAANDELKWLDSPDQDSDLEAYLADEGVVAPSRFARLYRGVDRPKH; encoded by the coding sequence ATGTCAAAGTGGGAAGACTACACAGGTGATGAATGGATGCGTCCTCTGGCAAGCCAGGACACGCGGACCAAGCACCTTCTTGACCGTGAGACTCAGGGCATCAAACCGCGTCCCAGGTTGCAGCCGCCTCCGTTTCAATCGGGCGATTCCTGGGGTGATTTTGTCCTCGAGGAATGGCTCGGTTCTGGTACCCATGGCTGGGTGTTCGCTGCGCGAGAACAGGCCACTGACAAACCCGTTGCGCTGAAGATTCTAGCGCTCGAAGATGAGCCGGGCACGACGCTCGCCAAAACTGGTTTTCGTCGGATGGCGAAGTTGAACCATCGCAATCTGATGCGGCTTCATGGGATTCACCAGCATGAGAAGTGCGTCGCGTTCAGCATGGAACGAATCGATGGCAGCAATCTCACCGCCGCCATTCGTTGTTGGCGGGATCTGCCGTTGCAGCAGGCTTGCGAGAACGTGATCGAGATGGTCCGCCAGGTTGGCTCGGCGATCGGTTGGATGCACGCTCGCGAGTTGGTGCACCGCGATTTGAAACCCAGCAACATCATGGTGACGAACGATTGTCAGCGGTTCGTTGTGATCGACTATGACTCCGCGGGCAAGTTCCAGGAGCATGACGCGGAATCCATGCGTGCTTACCTGATCTGGACCCCGATGTACGTGGCCCCGGAGGTCTTGGTACGGCAACGGCACAGTCCATCGAGCGACGTCTTCAGTTTGGGGATGGTGGTTCTGGAGGCGTTGCGAGTTTTCACCGCCGCGGAGTATCGCCGGGAAGAACATCTCCGTGAAGAGAATCACGAGCGTGAGTACTTGGACAATGCGTCTCGTCCAACCGATGGCAGCGATGAATCGTTGGGGATCCAGCGAGACAAATCGAATGAAGAACAAGATCGGATGCTGATCACCAAGGCGGTTCGTGGATTGCACCCTGATATCCCAGTGGATCTGATCGACACGCTGGACGAGATGTTGGCGCCCAACGAGGCCGATCGGCCGATGGCCATGACTTTGGCGCGGATCGGACGCCCGCTTGAAGCGATGCAGATGACTCGGATCACCGATGTCAGTTCCAGTCGTCTTCGGGAGGCGACTCAGCACATTCGTCATGATGAACTGGCTCGGATTCATCGATGGAGTCACCTGGTTCTGGGCGGCCAGACTCAACGGTTGCATCTCAGTGGTGATTCAGGGATCGGCAAGTCGACGCTTTTGGATGTCGCCTTGTCGCAGCTGCGGTCCTTGTCTTGGGCTCAAGTCTTTGTGGCCCGTTGCCAACAACGAGATCAGAAACCGCTGCAGGCGTTCAGCCAGATTTCCGACGAAATCACCATGCGATTTTGGGGCATGGATCGCGAGCCGTTGCAGGTGGATTCAGTCACCGTCAGCTTGCTCACCAGCATCCTGCCGGGGTTGGCAGAGGTTTTGGAAGTGGACCGATCGCAGCCGCTGCTGCAAACGTCACCCACTCGTCCCGGTGGCCTCGAAGCGGCGCTGAAGGTCTGCGAGCGGCTGCGAGAATACGGACCGGTTTTCTTCGTGATTGACGATGTTCAGTGGGCGGATCGGGATACGATTTCGGTGTTGGACTATTTGCAATCGGCCAGTCTGAACCGGCCCAAGGCGCCGGAGTTGCAAGGTTTTGGCTTGATCACGGTTTCGCGAACGAATGGTGATCGGCAGCTCACGTCGCCCGATGAGACGATTGAACTTGGGCCGTTGCCGGATGAGACCGCCATCGAATTGTTGTTGGCGGAAGCGTCGAAGTTTGAATTGCAAATTCCGGAAGAGCACCTGAAGACATTGGCTCGGCAAATCGACGGGATGCCTTACCGCTTGGATGCCTGTCTTGAAGAACTTCGTCCGGGAGGTTGGTTGTCCGATGCGATTCAAAAAGCTGAATCGGGGGGCGAAGGTGTTTCCGTGCCGTCGATGGAATCCCTTTGGCAAAACCGCTCCGAACGACTGACTCCCGGCGCGATGCAGTGGTTGCGACGAATCGCAGCGGCGGGACGTCAGGTGCCAATTGACGAACTCCGCAGTTGGAAGGAGGACACCGAAGACCTCAACGATCAACTGGATGAGCTGCAACGCCATCGATTGATTGTCCGCGGTGAATCGTCTGGCCCCACCGTGCAGATTTGGCATTCGCGATTGGGTGAGAAAATTCTGGCACAGATGTCGGAATCAGAGATTCGTCAATTGCACGCCGATTGGGCTGAGACGTTGTCGCATGTCCGCCCGGACGTTGCCAGCGTCATTGCCTCTCACTACCAGCGAGCCGGGCTCCACGAAGCGCTTGGGGTCTGGGCGAAGCTGGCCGCCGAACAAGCCCAGCAGATGTACGCCCACGGTGAAGTCGCATCGTGGTATCAGGTCGCAGCGGAGAATTCCAGCGGCGAGCAGCAGATTCAGTACTTGAAGGAAGCGTCGTTCGCCTGGCATCGCAGTGGCCGACTCAACAAAGCCGCCGAAGCGCACGAAGCACTGGCGAATTTATTGCCGGGGCACGCGTCTGTCGAACATCAGTTGGAACGTGTGGAGTGTTTGATCCGATCGGGAGAATTCAGCGACGCGAGCCGGTTGGTGGAACCGTTGATCGAACAACTGGGATTGCCGCGATTGAAGTCCAAATGGGGGTTCAATCTATCGGTCTTCTGGCGGATCATACGGCTGCTGCCGTTGCAGCGTGATCTCTCGGTGGTTTTGGACCAACCAACACCACCGCGCACGTGGCAACAAGGCTGCCAAATCGAGGCCTGTGTTCGCCTGATTCGCCCGCTCAGCATCATCAACAACAACATTGCGATTGAGTGGGCGCTCTTTGCTGCTCGACAAGTTCGGTTGCTGGGGACGGCCGGAGAACGCTTGCAACTGGGAGTCGGCGAAGCAGTCTTTTCCTCTTACAACCCGGGAAGATCTCGTCAACGAGCCAGTCAGAGTCTGCAGCGAATGCTTGCAACATTGCGGCCGGAAGACGATCCGTCTTGGCACGGGGATGTCAACACTGGGTTGGCGTGGAACGCCGCGATGGACGGTCGTTACGCCGACGCGCTGGAGCCCTGTGCAAAATCGAAGCAATTCTATGGCTTGAGCGAACACGCCAAGAGCTTTGAGATTGCCCACACGTCGTACGTTGAATTGGCCTCGTTCTTCCAGTGTGGCATGATTTCGGAGATGCGAAGGACGGTGGCGGACATGCAGGCAGAGGGCCGGACGACGAACGATCAGTTCGTCACCATCATGGGCACGCTGGGGTATGCGTCGGTGGCGTTCTTTTCCGACAATGACATGGCACGCATGGACTTGGCCTCGGATCGCGTGCGTGAATGCATGAAGCACGTCGGGGCAACGTCCTTTTTGTTCGTTCAACAGTTCAAAGACGTGTTACGCGATCTCTACTCGGCGGACGTGACCAATGGCGCGTCCAAGTTGGATCTGTTGCCTCGCCAAATGCGTTCCTACGATTTGAATCGCGTTCAAATGATCCGGATCAACTTCACAGAGTTTGTTTGCCTGTTGGCACTGCAGGCTTTGAGTTGCCAAGTGAAAACGGCCGAGGTGAAGTTGCGAAATGCCCTGCAGAAGCTACGGCGTGAACAATCCGAGTTCGCCAAGATGAAAGCTGATTTCTACGAAGGCGTTCACCTGGCTCGCCATTCCGTTTCCGGGACGGACGCCCACGCTCGGCAACTCTTGGCGTCCGCTGCTGCGAAGGCGAAGGAACTTCAACTGACACCCTACGCACTGGCCGCGAACGACGAACTGAAGTGGCTCGATTCCCCCGATCAAGACTCGGACTTAGAAGCCTATTTGGCGGATGAAGGTGTCGTCGCTCCCTCGCGATTCGCAAGGCTGTACCGCGGTGTCGATCGCCCCAAACATTGA
- a CDS encoding SOS response-associated peptidase, producing the protein MCNRFNLQTNLAQLARSLDAAPPRQMEFTEEIFPGNPAPTVAVNRSGANEILPMTFGLVPFGKTPQTQRRPLTNARVENLEKWPWKSAVQSHRCVVPMTGFREPSYWGKTAGTEVNFTAAQDSPLFAAAIFTWYRPEPTEPSQDDSPVQLTMSLIMRPALPTVMEHGHHRSPFFLTVDGVQNWIVRDTRPLEDSLTVLKQHAFEPELSVTVARQMAPAWTKRQSSNVAKRDQQLVAMDETGPLGIPGSSDSQSTNDDRKP; encoded by the coding sequence ATGTGCAATCGGTTCAACCTCCAAACCAATCTTGCCCAGCTGGCTCGATCGCTCGACGCCGCCCCGCCCCGGCAAATGGAATTCACCGAAGAGATCTTCCCTGGCAATCCAGCGCCCACGGTCGCGGTCAATCGATCCGGCGCCAACGAAATTCTTCCCATGACATTCGGATTGGTTCCCTTTGGCAAGACACCCCAAACCCAACGCCGACCGCTGACCAACGCTCGTGTCGAAAATCTAGAAAAGTGGCCTTGGAAGTCCGCCGTGCAATCTCACCGATGCGTCGTGCCCATGACTGGTTTTCGGGAACCATCCTACTGGGGAAAAACGGCGGGCACGGAAGTCAACTTCACCGCGGCCCAGGACTCCCCTCTGTTTGCCGCGGCCATTTTCACTTGGTACCGCCCTGAACCAACCGAGCCGTCGCAAGACGATTCACCGGTTCAGTTGACCATGTCGTTGATCATGCGTCCGGCTTTGCCAACCGTCATGGAACACGGGCATCATCGGTCGCCGTTCTTCTTGACCGTCGATGGCGTACAAAACTGGATCGTCCGAGACACGCGACCGCTCGAGGATTCCTTGACCGTGTTGAAACAACACGCTTTCGAACCCGAGCTGTCGGTGACCGTCGCCAGGCAGATGGCCCCGGCGTGGACCAAGCGTCAATCCAGCAACGTTGCCAAACGAGACCAGCAATTGGTTGCGATGGATGAGACCGGACCACTCGGAATTCCTGGTTCGTCGGACTCCCAATCCACCAACGACGATCGCAAGCCATGA
- the dinB gene encoding DNA polymerase IV: MILHVDMDAFYASIEQRDRPELRGRPVVVGGVEGRGVVTAASYEAREYGIHSAMPGSRAIKLCPHADFIRGRLDHYAAVGREVREIFHRFTPVVQPLSLDEAFLDVSGTIRLHGSPREIGIQIRETIRRELDLPASVGIAPLKFVAKIASDIGKPNGFVEVPADGVRAFLDPLPVSRLWGVGKVGQSKLQRLGYRTISDLRVKDPDALKSQLGRWGEHLWNLANGIDGRQVVVDHLAKGIGHERTFAEDISDIESLHAVVSYLSEQTARRLRRARRLASTITLKYRREDFQTFSRARKLSSPTDSTLEILQVSETLLLEMRSREPRSVRLLGISLGGLTDGDAPKQMNLFGEESGEDASSKVDALSDQIATKLGKHSLYRASSHQWVDRKNNQPKS, from the coding sequence ATGATCTTGCATGTCGACATGGATGCTTTCTACGCTTCGATCGAACAACGCGACCGACCAGAACTTCGTGGTCGCCCGGTGGTGGTCGGCGGCGTCGAAGGTCGCGGCGTGGTGACCGCAGCCTCCTACGAAGCTCGCGAATATGGCATTCACTCCGCGATGCCGGGCAGCCGCGCGATCAAGCTTTGTCCGCACGCAGATTTCATTCGAGGACGCTTGGATCACTACGCTGCCGTCGGCCGTGAGGTCCGCGAGATCTTTCACCGCTTCACACCGGTCGTCCAACCCTTGTCACTCGACGAAGCGTTCCTGGACGTTTCGGGAACGATTCGATTGCACGGATCACCTCGCGAAATCGGCATCCAGATTCGCGAGACGATCCGGCGGGAATTGGACCTGCCCGCCAGTGTTGGGATCGCCCCCCTGAAGTTTGTCGCCAAGATTGCCAGCGACATTGGAAAACCGAACGGATTCGTCGAGGTGCCAGCGGATGGCGTGCGTGCCTTCTTGGATCCCCTCCCGGTCTCTCGATTGTGGGGTGTGGGCAAGGTCGGGCAATCCAAATTGCAACGCCTGGGATACCGCACGATCTCGGATTTGCGTGTCAAAGACCCCGACGCGTTGAAGTCTCAACTGGGGCGATGGGGCGAACATCTGTGGAATCTGGCCAACGGCATCGATGGTCGGCAGGTGGTGGTGGATCACTTGGCCAAAGGCATCGGCCACGAGCGAACGTTTGCGGAAGACATCTCCGACATCGAATCGCTCCATGCCGTCGTCAGCTACTTGTCCGAGCAAACGGCACGTCGCCTGCGCCGAGCCCGCCGGTTGGCATCGACGATCACGTTGAAATACCGCCGCGAAGATTTCCAAACCTTCAGCCGTGCTCGCAAGCTCTCCTCGCCCACCGATAGCACGCTCGAAATCCTCCAGGTCTCGGAAACGTTGCTGTTGGAGATGCGGTCGCGGGAGCCACGCAGCGTCCGATTGCTGGGCATCTCCTTGGGTGGTTTGACCGATGGCGATGCGCCCAAGCAGATGAATCTGTTCGGCGAAGAATCAGGGGAAGACGCGTCCTCGAAAGTGGATGCGTTGAGCGACCAGATCGCTACCAAACTCGGCAAACACAGTCTCTACCGAGCGTCGAGTCACCAATGGGTCGACCGGAAAAACAACCAACCGAAAAGCTAG
- the egtB gene encoding ergothioneine biosynthesis protein EgtB, producing MSDCILEDYRCVRDHSREICAPLEAEDYVIQSMPDVSPTRWHLAHTTWFFETFCLKKLPEYQPEQPAFEVLFNSYYNTVGEQFPRERRGLLSRPTVAEVWRYREQVDEAMVELLARPDRESIVSDEVLRTGLKHEQQHQELMLADLLHVFSCNPLHPVYRVDAVTDCDPAERLRWIDSASERVETIGFDESTQGTFCFDNELPRHRALLSPHAIANRLVTNGEYLEFIEDGGYEDPSYWLAAGWSTVQSDGWRAPLYWHLGEEGWYQFTLAGLRPVDENAPVCHVSYFEADAYARWSGCRLPTEFEWEVAVRDSGNGLLDAFGTRWQWTASDYAPYPKYSAPEGAIGEYNGKFMCGQKVLRGSSVATPEGHARLTYRNFFPPSMRWQFCGIRLATDLE from the coding sequence GTGAGTGACTGCATCCTGGAGGATTACCGCTGCGTTCGCGATCATTCGCGAGAAATCTGTGCGCCGTTGGAAGCGGAGGACTATGTCATTCAGTCGATGCCGGATGTCTCGCCGACACGTTGGCATTTGGCCCACACGACTTGGTTCTTCGAAACGTTTTGCCTAAAAAAACTGCCGGAATACCAACCGGAGCAACCAGCGTTTGAGGTGTTGTTCAATTCGTATTACAACACCGTCGGTGAGCAATTCCCTCGCGAACGCCGCGGTCTGCTCTCTCGCCCAACGGTGGCCGAGGTTTGGCGTTATCGGGAACAGGTCGACGAAGCGATGGTCGAGCTTCTGGCTCGCCCGGATCGAGAGTCCATTGTTTCCGATGAGGTGTTGCGGACCGGACTGAAACACGAACAACAGCATCAAGAATTGATGTTGGCAGATCTGCTGCATGTGTTCTCGTGCAACCCGCTGCATCCTGTCTATCGCGTCGACGCGGTGACAGATTGCGATCCGGCGGAGCGGTTGCGTTGGATTGATTCAGCCTCAGAACGTGTTGAAACCATCGGTTTTGACGAATCAACGCAGGGGACCTTTTGTTTCGACAATGAGTTGCCTCGCCATCGAGCCTTGCTGTCACCCCATGCGATCGCGAATCGCTTGGTCACCAATGGCGAGTATCTGGAGTTCATCGAAGACGGTGGCTACGAGGATCCGTCGTATTGGCTTGCGGCTGGTTGGTCGACGGTCCAGTCGGATGGTTGGCGTGCCCCGTTGTATTGGCATCTGGGTGAGGAGGGCTGGTACCAATTCACACTGGCGGGATTGCGACCCGTTGACGAGAACGCTCCGGTTTGTCACGTCAGTTACTTTGAAGCCGATGCGTATGCGAGATGGTCGGGATGCCGGTTGCCGACTGAGTTTGAATGGGAGGTTGCCGTTCGTGATTCGGGCAATGGGCTCCTCGATGCATTTGGAACGCGTTGGCAATGGACGGCGTCGGACTACGCGCCGTATCCCAAGTACTCTGCGCCGGAGGGCGCGATCGGTGAGTACAACGGGAAGTTCATGTGCGGGCAGAAAGTCCTCCGCGGGAGTTCCGTTGCCACACCAGAAGGTCACGCACGATTGACCTATCGAAATTTCTTCCCACCCTCCATGCGTTGGCAATTCTGCGGCATTCGCTTGGCCACGGATTTGGAATGA
- the egtD gene encoding L-histidine N(alpha)-methyltransferase has product MVTSSTELVSADHAEFACICECQSIDRDAVVELHRGFFSDQPSLPSKYFYDQSGSELFDEICELDEYYPTRTEASIMGACVDAMVEAIGPAGRLIEYGSGSSLKTRLLLEHMHADVTYVPVDISGDYLEQVAEKLRLEFPRRRIAPIAADFTRPFQLPSSRARQARDVVYFPGSTIGNFGPAFAASLLSQMRNQVGTGGGLLIGFDLQKDPAVLEAAYDDRRGITALFNLNLLRHLNRVAGGDFDLKGYRHIALYNDRDHRIEMHLESCHEQSVTLAGRTRTLSKSERILTELSHKYTIDGFTEMAAASGWQREQIWTDTNEYFAVGMFRS; this is encoded by the coding sequence ATGGTGACTTCTTCCACTGAACTGGTTTCTGCCGACCACGCTGAGTTTGCGTGCATCTGCGAATGCCAATCGATTGATCGTGATGCAGTCGTTGAACTTCATCGTGGATTCTTCAGCGATCAACCGTCGCTTCCCTCGAAGTACTTTTACGACCAATCTGGTTCGGAATTGTTCGACGAGATTTGCGAGTTGGACGAGTACTACCCGACTCGGACGGAAGCTTCGATCATGGGAGCTTGTGTCGATGCCATGGTGGAGGCGATTGGGCCCGCCGGTCGTTTGATCGAATACGGCAGCGGCAGCAGTTTGAAGACACGCTTGCTGCTCGAACACATGCACGCTGACGTGACTTACGTGCCCGTCGATATCTCGGGTGACTACCTGGAACAAGTTGCGGAAAAGCTCCGTCTGGAGTTCCCTCGTCGCCGGATCGCTCCGATCGCAGCGGACTTCACTCGTCCATTTCAACTTCCGAGTTCGAGGGCACGTCAGGCGCGCGACGTGGTCTATTTCCCTGGATCAACGATCGGGAATTTTGGGCCTGCATTCGCCGCGTCCTTGCTTTCGCAAATGCGGAACCAAGTTGGAACGGGCGGCGGATTGTTGATCGGGTTTGATCTGCAGAAGGACCCTGCCGTTTTGGAAGCCGCTTATGATGATCGTCGTGGGATCACCGCGTTGTTCAACTTGAACTTGTTGCGTCATCTCAATCGCGTCGCCGGCGGAGACTTTGACTTGAAAGGGTACCGGCACATCGCGCTCTACAACGACCGCGACCATCGGATTGAAATGCATCTCGAAAGTTGTCACGAGCAATCGGTCACGCTGGCCGGTCGCACGCGGACGCTGTCCAAATCGGAACGTATTTTGACAGAGCTTTCCCACAAATACACGATCGACGGCTTCACTGAGATGGCGGCGGCAAGCGGCTGGCAGCGAGAGCAAATTTGGACGGATACGAACGAGTACTTCGCCGTGGGAATGTTCCGCTCGTGA
- a CDS encoding PSD1 and planctomycete cytochrome C domain-containing protein has product MANRDSWMRFIRASFSALLVGGGLFAAGGGTIVRAQDAVHPAGDANHSAEDIERLFTLKVMPLLTEKCLGCHGTDADNIKGDYDVRTREALLRGGESEEAAIIPGNAEDSPFFWAVNWDGLEMPPKENDRLNEAQIEIVRMWIDAGAPWPSEERQKEIRQEESMVAENEDGVLMATSGGQGDEWTYRRYNKDEVWAFLPRQTEFEHNSVDAFVNAKLDENGLESAPEADPSTLIRRVYFDMLGLPPTPTEKREFLSAWEQDSEAAWSNLIEELLASPHYGERWGQHWLDVVRYADTGGFSNDYERSNAWRYRDYVIRSLNEDKPYNEFIVEQIAGDELHADKPVDDPDRIEALIATGFLRMGPWDTAMVPLEEARQILRDDMVHSIGQSFLSMPMRCCKCHDHKFDPVPTQDYYRMYSAVSTAQPVEAEAPFLAEENLAGFEEGKQQTQALYEYAKTRADRLTRQREEAAREWYKEHGKEYKNLNARKDDSDDEKPPRAVGLSEMEQGRLKVREQDVWIWNRRLERYQPMVQTVVNAQDTWMNARKLRAPGKINQDWRPESFIFNGGSLAAPGDRVTPGVLSGCNLPVEGAPETDPYALPDTLNGRRLALAKWIAHPDNPMSTRSIVNRIWQHHFGRGIVATPNNFGVKGATPTHPELLDWMADTFVKNGWSIKSMHRLILQSDAYRRSAEHPEAGKDLDNTWFARYSPRRMTAEEVRDSLLAVTGELNPVIGGLPARPEINMEVALEPRMIQFSIAPAYQPSRTPEERNRRSIYSYRVRGQADPFLEVLNKPNPNDSADVRDAASVSPQAFTLLNSDVMSDRSIAMSVRLQRESDQLTDRINRAFELTLGRQPTKDQMQRMKRYVQDMTEYHSQIKPKPRTYPTEITRSLVEEFSGRPFEYTEWLPSFDDYQSDLKPWEVDAKTRAIADMCLVLFNANEFVFID; this is encoded by the coding sequence ATGGCAAACCGTGACTCATGGATGCGATTCATTCGCGCATCATTCTCAGCTCTATTGGTCGGCGGTGGTCTGTTTGCGGCGGGCGGTGGCACGATCGTGCGCGCCCAAGATGCTGTCCATCCCGCCGGGGATGCGAACCACTCCGCCGAAGACATCGAGCGTTTGTTCACACTGAAGGTCATGCCACTGCTGACTGAAAAGTGCTTGGGTTGTCACGGCACCGACGCCGACAACATCAAGGGCGACTATGACGTTCGCACTCGCGAGGCGTTGTTGCGTGGCGGCGAATCCGAAGAAGCGGCAATCATTCCTGGCAACGCCGAAGACAGCCCGTTCTTTTGGGCCGTCAATTGGGACGGTTTGGAAATGCCTCCGAAGGAGAACGATCGGCTGAACGAGGCCCAAATTGAAATCGTTCGGATGTGGATCGATGCTGGTGCGCCCTGGCCGAGCGAAGAACGGCAAAAGGAGATTCGTCAGGAAGAATCCATGGTCGCCGAGAATGAAGACGGCGTTCTGATGGCAACCAGCGGCGGACAAGGCGATGAGTGGACCTATCGGCGTTACAACAAGGACGAGGTGTGGGCGTTCCTGCCTCGCCAAACCGAGTTTGAACACAACAGCGTCGATGCGTTCGTCAATGCCAAGTTGGATGAGAATGGTTTGGAATCGGCACCCGAGGCCGATCCCAGCACGTTGATTCGACGTGTCTACTTCGACATGTTGGGTTTGCCTCCCACACCCACTGAAAAACGAGAGTTTTTGTCGGCGTGGGAGCAGGATTCCGAGGCGGCCTGGAGCAATTTGATTGAGGAATTGCTCGCCAGCCCTCACTACGGGGAACGTTGGGGCCAGCACTGGTTGGACGTGGTTCGCTACGCCGACACGGGAGGGTTTTCAAACGATTACGAACGTTCCAATGCGTGGCGCTATCGCGACTACGTCATCCGCAGTTTGAACGAAGACAAGCCGTACAACGAGTTCATCGTCGAGCAGATTGCAGGTGATGAACTGCACGCGGACAAGCCGGTGGATGATCCCGATCGCATTGAAGCTCTGATCGCAACGGGATTCTTGCGGATGGGCCCCTGGGACACCGCCATGGTGCCGCTCGAAGAAGCCCGCCAGATTCTGCGAGACGACATGGTGCATAGCATTGGCCAGTCATTCCTTTCGATGCCGATGCGTTGTTGCAAGTGTCACGACCACAAATTCGATCCCGTGCCAACGCAGGATTACTACCGAATGTACTCGGCTGTCTCAACGGCTCAGCCCGTGGAGGCCGAAGCACCCTTCTTGGCAGAAGAGAATTTGGCTGGGTTTGAAGAAGGAAAGCAGCAAACCCAGGCCCTCTATGAATACGCCAAAACGCGTGCGGATCGATTGACTCGCCAGCGTGAAGAGGCGGCCCGTGAGTGGTACAAGGAACACGGCAAGGAGTACAAAAACCTGAACGCTCGCAAGGATGATTCCGATGACGAGAAACCACCTCGTGCGGTGGGTTTGAGCGAGATGGAACAAGGCCGATTGAAGGTCCGTGAGCAAGACGTTTGGATTTGGAACCGCCGCTTGGAACGCTATCAACCGATGGTCCAGACCGTCGTCAACGCGCAAGACACCTGGATGAACGCTCGCAAGTTGCGGGCCCCCGGCAAGATCAATCAGGATTGGCGTCCGGAGTCGTTCATTTTCAACGGTGGTTCATTGGCCGCCCCAGGCGATCGCGTGACACCGGGTGTGCTGAGCGGTTGCAATCTGCCCGTCGAGGGTGCTCCGGAAACCGATCCGTATGCGTTGCCGGACACGCTCAATGGACGCCGCCTGGCGCTCGCGAAATGGATTGCTCATCCGGACAACCCGATGAGCACCCGATCGATCGTCAACCGGATTTGGCAACATCACTTTGGCCGAGGCATTGTTGCCACGCCCAATAACTTTGGTGTCAAAGGTGCCACGCCCACACATCCGGAATTGCTGGACTGGATGGCCGACACGTTTGTGAAGAACGGATGGTCGATCAAGTCGATGCATCGCTTGATCCTGCAATCAGATGCGTATCGTCGAAGTGCCGAGCATCCTGAGGCAGGCAAGGATTTGGACAACACTTGGTTCGCACGCTATTCACCACGACGGATGACGGCGGAAGAGGTTCGCGACAGTTTGTTGGCTGTGACGGGTGAGTTGAATCCTGTGATCGGTGGTTTGCCCGCTCGGCCGGAGATCAACATGGAAGTCGCGTTGGAACCGCGGATGATTCAGTTCTCGATCGCGCCCGCGTACCAACCCTCGCGGACGCCGGAAGAACGCAATCGACGATCGATCTACTCGTATCGTGTTCGTGGGCAAGCCGATCCGTTTTTGGAGGTGTTGAACAAACCCAACCCGAACGATTCGGCGGATGTACGCGATGCGGCCTCGGTTTCGCCTCAAGCGTTCACATTGTTGAACAGTGACGTGATGAGTGACCGATCGATTGCCATGTCGGTGCGATTGCAACGCGAGTCCGATCAGTTGACCGATCGCATCAACCGAGCGTTTGAGTTGACGTTGGGGCGGCAGCCCACCAAGGACCAAATGCAGCGTATGAAGCGATACGTGCAAGACATGACCGAATACCATTCGCAAATCAAACCAAAGCCGCGAACCTATCCCACCGAGATCACACGGTCGTTGGTCGAAGAGTTTTCAGGTCGCCCGTTCGAGTACACCGAATGGTTGCCTTCATTCGATGACTATCAAAGCGATTTGAAACCCTGGGAAGTCGATGCGAAAACGCGAGCGATCGCGGACATGTGTTTGGTGTTGTTCAACGCCAACGAATTTGTGTTCATCGATTGA